A genomic stretch from Glaciecola nitratireducens FR1064 includes:
- a CDS encoding TonB-dependent receptor plug domain-containing protein: MSKTSHATTLILLLGFYSICQSAEMSISTDPMATAAHASQEDEHSDDGEDHHDSVEKIVVQATRSGRIADDQPIRVELINREEIEEKAAMRPGNISMLLAETGGIRVQTTSPALGSANIRLQGLYGRYTQLLADGLPLYGNQAASIGLLQIPPTDLGRVEIIKGSASSLYGGSALGGVINLVSRKPGDTLKGETSLNFTSKDGQDLTTYIETPLTSSLKGSITAGVHHQAITDVDSDGWIDLPGYERYTARPRLYWQGDDGQTLYTTVGLMSERRDGGTMSGGTVSDGNPFVQTQDSERLDSGLVFTMPVFNELTLNTRASAMLQKHEHGFGLVLEEDQHESYLLESSLTGYSENTDWVIGVAYQSDQFVSETFPQFDYSYEVPGLFSQLDYELNAEITTSLSTRLEKHSEFGTQFSPRISMLYRPGDLTIRASYGRGYFAPTPFVEEIEAAGLSRLETISDISEESAQTASLDFTYTYDNIESSLTLFGSNVDNVTGLEAFASSDVGLPDRVRLVNAEGESKVRGSELMLRYYWGDIKLTASYLYLDATELTPDISQRRKIALTPKHSAGFVAMWEQHGNFRAGFEAYYTGKQRLNDNPFTDYSEPYWHLGLMGEIAIGKFSWFINLENLLNVKQTDEHPMILPNRAPSGQWTTDIWSRNDGFIVNGGVRFKFGA, from the coding sequence ATGTCAAAAACATCACATGCAACAACCTTGATCCTATTGCTTGGTTTTTATTCAATTTGCCAGTCTGCAGAAATGTCAATTTCAACAGACCCAATGGCGACTGCAGCGCATGCGTCTCAGGAAGATGAACATAGTGATGACGGCGAGGATCACCATGACAGCGTAGAAAAAATCGTTGTACAGGCCACCCGTTCCGGACGAATTGCAGATGACCAACCTATCAGAGTGGAGCTAATAAACCGAGAGGAGATTGAGGAGAAGGCCGCCATGCGACCGGGCAATATTTCTATGTTGTTAGCAGAAACAGGTGGCATTCGTGTACAAACGACATCACCGGCATTGGGCAGCGCCAATATTCGACTGCAGGGTTTATATGGTCGCTACACGCAATTGTTGGCCGATGGTTTACCACTTTATGGCAACCAGGCCGCGTCGATTGGTTTACTGCAAATTCCACCAACAGATCTTGGGCGGGTTGAAATCATTAAGGGCTCAGCCTCATCGTTGTATGGCGGTTCAGCTCTGGGAGGGGTAATCAATCTGGTATCAAGAAAGCCAGGCGATACCTTGAAAGGTGAAACATCACTGAATTTTACAAGCAAAGATGGCCAAGATTTAACGACCTATATCGAAACGCCACTAACTTCTTCATTAAAGGGCTCAATAACTGCGGGAGTGCATCACCAGGCTATTACGGATGTGGATAGCGATGGTTGGATTGATCTTCCAGGTTATGAGCGTTACACCGCGCGTCCAAGGCTTTACTGGCAGGGCGATGATGGTCAAACACTGTATACGACAGTGGGACTAATGTCAGAGCGTCGGGACGGCGGTACTATGTCCGGAGGCACTGTTTCTGATGGCAATCCTTTTGTACAGACACAAGATTCAGAGAGGTTGGATAGTGGCTTGGTTTTTACTATGCCGGTGTTTAACGAACTGACCCTAAATACTCGCGCATCAGCTATGCTGCAAAAGCACGAGCATGGTTTTGGGCTTGTGCTAGAGGAGGACCAACATGAGAGTTATTTGCTGGAATCTAGTCTGACGGGGTATAGCGAAAATACTGATTGGGTAATAGGCGTGGCATACCAATCCGATCAATTTGTGTCTGAGACCTTTCCTCAATTTGATTACTCTTATGAGGTGCCTGGCTTATTTTCACAGTTAGACTATGAGTTAAACGCGGAGATCACGACATCGTTAAGTACTCGTTTAGAAAAACACAGTGAATTTGGTACGCAATTCAGTCCAAGAATATCAATGCTTTATCGACCAGGTGATTTGACCATCAGGGCATCCTATGGCCGCGGCTATTTTGCGCCTACCCCCTTTGTTGAGGAAATTGAAGCCGCTGGGTTGTCTAGACTAGAAACTATCAGTGATATTTCTGAAGAGTCTGCCCAAACTGCCTCACTGGATTTCACCTACACCTATGACAATATCGAAAGTAGCTTAACTTTATTCGGCTCGAATGTTGACAATGTAACGGGCTTGGAAGCCTTCGCATCTAGTGACGTTGGTTTACCGGACCGAGTACGCTTAGTAAATGCTGAAGGTGAGAGTAAAGTACGCGGCTCGGAACTCATGCTGCGTTATTACTGGGGGGATATAAAATTGACCGCCAGCTACCTTTATCTTGATGCCACGGAGTTGACACCAGATATATCGCAGCGCCGGAAGATTGCGCTGACGCCCAAACATTCGGCGGGCTTTGTTGCAATGTGGGAGCAACACGGCAACTTCAGAGCCGGATTTGAAGCATACTATACGGGTAAGCAGCGTTTAAACGATAACCCATTCACGGATTATTCGGAACCATACTGGCATCTTGGTTTGATGGGTGAAATTGCGATCGGAAAATTCAGTTGGTTTATCAACCTTGAAAACTTACTCAATGTTAAACAAACAGATGAGCACCCAATGATTCTCCCAAATCGAGCCCCTAGTGGCCAATGGACAACCGATATCTGGTCTCGCAATGACGGCTTCATCGTCAATGGAGGAGTTCGGTTTAAGTTTGGTGCTTAA
- a CDS encoding NAD(P)-dependent alcohol dehydrogenase has product MKTIGYAAHSSDAHMVPYHFERRALRSNDVAIEILYSGICHSDLHTVNGDWGPQSYPLVPGHEIIGRVLEVGADVKHYKVGDSVAVGCMVDSCKQCRQCDNHEEQYCENGMTPTYGAPDRISGDITQGGYSKHIVVREEFVLSVPETLDMSRAAPILCAGITTYSPLRTWNVTKGTRVGVVGLGGLGHMGVKIAAAMGAEVTVISRSNAKEKEAKSSGATSLLVSTDKEAMKKAASSFDLILDTVPVKHNVDAYTRLLDVDGTLVIVGQIGPLEEPMTIPLVTGRRRIAGSLIGGIKETQEVLDFCAEHDIHPECKIINANEINEAFKHLAKGDVAHRFVIDMASMSE; this is encoded by the coding sequence ATGAAAACAATTGGATACGCAGCGCACTCATCAGATGCTCATATGGTGCCTTACCACTTCGAGCGACGAGCACTTCGAAGCAACGACGTCGCAATTGAAATCCTCTACAGTGGCATTTGTCACTCTGACTTGCACACTGTCAACGGAGACTGGGGCCCGCAAAGTTATCCGCTAGTGCCGGGGCATGAAATTATTGGCCGCGTCTTGGAAGTAGGAGCGGATGTAAAGCATTACAAAGTAGGTGATTCTGTCGCGGTAGGTTGCATGGTCGACAGCTGCAAGCAATGCCGTCAGTGCGATAATCATGAAGAACAATATTGTGAAAATGGTATGACGCCAACTTATGGAGCGCCAGATCGTATCTCGGGTGACATTACTCAAGGTGGTTATTCAAAGCATATTGTGGTGCGTGAAGAATTCGTACTAAGCGTGCCAGAGACACTCGATATGTCGCGAGCAGCACCTATCCTATGCGCAGGTATAACGACTTACTCGCCGTTACGAACGTGGAATGTTACGAAAGGCACCCGTGTGGGTGTTGTGGGGCTTGGTGGTCTTGGTCATATGGGCGTAAAAATCGCTGCGGCAATGGGCGCAGAAGTCACCGTAATTAGCCGTTCCAATGCAAAGGAAAAAGAAGCTAAAAGCAGCGGCGCTACAAGTTTATTAGTTTCAACCGACAAAGAGGCGATGAAAAAAGCGGCTTCATCATTCGATTTAATACTCGATACTGTTCCGGTAAAACACAATGTTGATGCTTACACACGTCTATTGGATGTTGATGGAACCTTGGTGATTGTGGGTCAGATTGGACCGCTTGAAGAGCCAATGACCATTCCACTGGTCACGGGTAGACGCCGTATTGCTGGTTCATTGATTGGCGGCATTAAAGAGACGCAAGAAGTATTAGACTTTTGTGCTGAGCACGACATTCATCCTGAATGTAAGATAATCAACGCCAATGAAATTAATGAAGCTTTTAAACACTTAGCAAAAGGCGATGTCGCACATCGTTTTGTGATTGATATGGCGTCAATGTCCGAATAA
- a CDS encoding alkyl/aryl-sulfatase, producing MKLLQLCLTISVFFGFQISANQDATQPTAPQKASDATLEYQKTVKNTLPFADRRDFELAEKGLIKRPEKVEIRDENGEVVWELGNYKFLLAEKYHDSINPSLERQARLNMLYGLFKVSDRIYQVRGYDLANMTLIKGDTGWIIFDTLLTPPTAKAAFALVSQELGEFPIKAVVYSHAHADHFGGIRGIVSQAQADSGEVKIIAPRDFMEHAIKENVLAGNAMTRRASYQYGNVLPKSEFGLVDAAIGKGLSNGAIGLIAPTMIIEDDEETLTIDGIEMVFQNTPDTESPSEMNTYFPQFKALWTAENVIGTMHNVYTLRGAAVRDAQGWSKYINKLIHNYAKDTEVMFASHSWPRWGNEYLISVLEKQRDLYGYLHDKTLNLANKGVTINEIHNELNVPDVLAHEWYNRGYHGSYSHNVRGVLNRYLGFFDMNPANLNKLSPADSAPKYVAAMGGAENIITMAKEAYDAGEYRWAAELLNNVIFAQPDNIPAKLLQANIFEQMGYQAESAGWRNTYLAGAFELRNGLPDQINAAKVGPDLIIAMSSELIFDFLGVRLNSELALGKTVSVNIVFPDKDEKFLLELKNAHLNNIAGVQSKSADVTVTMNRSDLNLMLMKAKSFPELVKSGAITYEGDINAFVSILQMLEEFPFWFNIVTP from the coding sequence ATGAAGTTACTCCAGCTCTGCCTCACTATTAGCGTTTTTTTTGGATTTCAAATAAGCGCAAATCAAGATGCTACTCAACCGACAGCTCCTCAAAAAGCATCTGATGCCACCTTGGAGTATCAAAAAACAGTTAAAAATACACTGCCATTTGCAGATAGAAGAGATTTTGAACTGGCTGAAAAAGGGCTGATCAAGCGTCCCGAAAAAGTAGAGATCCGTGATGAAAATGGTGAAGTTGTTTGGGAGCTTGGTAATTATAAATTTTTATTAGCTGAAAAATACCACGACAGCATTAATCCATCATTGGAACGCCAAGCAAGGCTGAATATGCTATATGGCCTGTTCAAAGTTAGTGACCGCATCTATCAAGTGCGAGGCTACGATTTGGCCAATATGACCTTAATAAAAGGCGACACAGGCTGGATAATCTTCGATACATTATTGACGCCACCTACGGCCAAAGCCGCATTTGCACTTGTAAGCCAAGAGCTTGGCGAGTTTCCCATAAAGGCAGTGGTTTATAGCCACGCCCACGCCGACCACTTTGGTGGCATAAGAGGCATAGTATCTCAAGCGCAGGCCGACAGTGGCGAAGTGAAAATAATAGCGCCGCGAGATTTTATGGAGCACGCCATAAAAGAAAACGTGCTGGCAGGAAATGCCATGACACGCAGAGCCAGCTATCAATATGGCAATGTACTGCCTAAATCCGAATTTGGCCTAGTTGACGCTGCAATCGGGAAAGGTCTTTCGAACGGTGCGATTGGACTTATAGCACCGACAATGATTATTGAAGATGATGAAGAGACCTTAACAATAGATGGTATAGAAATGGTGTTTCAAAACACACCAGATACCGAATCACCGTCGGAAATGAATACTTATTTTCCACAGTTTAAAGCACTTTGGACGGCAGAAAACGTGATCGGCACAATGCACAACGTGTATACGCTGCGCGGCGCAGCGGTTAGAGACGCGCAAGGTTGGAGTAAGTACATTAATAAACTTATTCATAATTACGCAAAAGACACTGAAGTCATGTTTGCTTCACATAGCTGGCCTCGTTGGGGTAATGAATACTTAATTAGTGTGCTAGAAAAACAGCGTGACCTTTATGGCTACTTGCACGACAAGACGCTTAACTTGGCGAATAAGGGCGTTACGATAAATGAAATTCACAATGAGTTAAATGTACCTGATGTACTTGCTCATGAATGGTATAACCGAGGTTACCATGGCTCATATTCGCATAATGTCAGAGGTGTGTTGAATCGCTATTTAGGCTTTTTTGACATGAATCCGGCTAATCTCAATAAGCTAAGTCCGGCTGATTCAGCACCTAAATATGTCGCAGCAATGGGCGGTGCTGAGAATATTATAACGATGGCAAAGGAAGCGTATGACGCTGGTGAATATCGCTGGGCCGCTGAGCTTTTGAACAATGTTATATTTGCTCAACCTGACAACATACCTGCAAAACTATTGCAGGCGAATATTTTTGAGCAAATGGGATATCAAGCTGAAAGCGCGGGCTGGCGTAATACTTATCTTGCTGGTGCGTTTGAGTTGAGAAATGGATTACCTGATCAAATAAACGCAGCGAAGGTAGGTCCTGACCTCATCATTGCGATGAGTTCTGAGCTTATCTTTGACTTTTTAGGCGTAAGGCTCAATAGCGAGCTAGCACTTGGCAAAACAGTTTCAGTGAATATTGTCTTCCCGGACAAAGATGAAAAATTCCTGCTTGAATTAAAGAATGCGCACCTTAATAACATCGCAGGAGTGCAATCGAAGAGCGCCGACGTAACCGTTACAATGAACCGAAGCGACTTAAACTTAATGCTAATGAAGGCAAAAAGTTTTCCTGAGCTAGTGAAAAGTGGCGCGATTACCTATGAGGGAGACATCAATGCATTTGTTTCTATTTTACAAATGTTAGAAGAGTTTCCTTTCTGGTTCAATATTGTCACGCCTTAG
- a CDS encoding DUF1329 domain-containing protein, translated as MKNQLLIAGIFSLSFLSSSVIAKVTPEEAQKLGTSLTPMGAEMAGNAAGTIPAWTGGLNSKSGMKSEDSGRPNNPFADEKPKFVIDSSNLAQYKDNLSPGQLEMFKKYPNYKMPVYETKRTSAYPSDMYDIIKKNALNTELVAGGNGLSNFDTSIPFPIPATALEVIWNHITRYRGGSAERQLTAIPVQADGSFVEVKLNDQLVWPEFLATGREAEDDNVLFYYLQVITAPSRLTGTALLVHDTIDQVKEARRAWVYNSGQRRVRRAPNVAYDGPAAGTDGLRTTDNYDMYNGAPDRYEWKLIGKKEVYMPYNSYKLMDTSAKYGDIVQEGHLNPDFLRYELHRSWVLEATVKDDARHIYAKRVFYIDEDTWQASIIDHYDGRGDLWRVSEAHNIMFYDVDTPWMVAETLYDLNSGRYLVTGLSNEEPKFMTWGKKVDRRDFSSSALRRLGR; from the coding sequence ATGAAAAATCAATTACTAATTGCAGGGATTTTCTCTCTGTCGTTTCTATCTTCTTCGGTAATTGCAAAAGTGACTCCTGAAGAGGCACAGAAATTGGGTACGTCACTCACGCCAATGGGCGCAGAAATGGCGGGTAATGCTGCGGGTACTATTCCTGCTTGGACAGGCGGTTTAAACAGCAAAAGCGGGATGAAAAGTGAAGATTCCGGCCGACCTAATAATCCTTTCGCCGACGAAAAGCCGAAGTTTGTTATAGACAGCAGTAACCTTGCTCAATATAAAGATAACTTGAGCCCTGGTCAGTTGGAAATGTTTAAGAAATATCCAAACTACAAGATGCCGGTGTATGAAACTAAGAGAACGTCTGCTTATCCGAGTGATATGTATGACATTATCAAGAAAAACGCATTAAACACTGAGCTAGTTGCAGGTGGAAATGGATTAAGTAACTTTGATACATCCATTCCGTTTCCGATCCCAGCTACTGCTCTTGAGGTAATTTGGAACCACATCACGCGTTATCGCGGCGGTTCTGCGGAACGTCAGCTTACAGCCATACCAGTGCAAGCAGATGGCTCTTTTGTTGAAGTTAAACTGAATGACCAACTCGTTTGGCCTGAATTTTTGGCTACTGGACGTGAAGCTGAAGATGACAACGTATTGTTCTACTATCTTCAGGTAATCACTGCACCATCGAGATTAACGGGTACAGCTCTACTAGTACACGATACCATTGACCAAGTTAAAGAAGCGCGCAGAGCGTGGGTTTATAACTCTGGCCAGCGTCGTGTTCGTCGTGCACCGAATGTTGCTTACGATGGACCTGCAGCAGGAACAGACGGTTTAAGAACGACCGATAACTATGACATGTACAATGGTGCGCCAGATCGTTATGAGTGGAAGTTGATAGGCAAAAAAGAAGTCTATATGCCTTACAATTCATACAAGCTAATGGATACCTCTGCTAAATACGGTGACATCGTACAAGAAGGACATTTAAACCCAGATTTCTTGCGTTATGAACTGCATCGCTCTTGGGTGCTTGAAGCTACCGTAAAAGACGACGCTCGCCATATTTATGCGAAGCGTGTTTTCTACATAGACGAAGATACATGGCAGGCATCAATCATTGATCATTACGATGGTCGTGGTGATTTATGGCGTGTATCAGAAGCACACAACATTATGTTCTACGATGTTGATACGCCTTGGATGGTAGCTGAGACACTATACGATCTTAACTCTGGTCGATATCTAGTGACAGGTTTGTCGAACGAAGAGCCAAAGTTCATGACTTGGGGCAAGAAAGTAGACCGTCGTGACTTCTCTTCTTCTGCATTGCGTCGTTTAGGTCGTTAA
- a CDS encoding DUF1302 domain-containing protein translates to MNKNLNKTMVASLVCGALYAGAANGADFYFGEDDGIHLQVTSQLSMGASWRLKDANPRFIGELNGGTGGTTTTDDGNLNFGKNDTFSKIIKGSHDIQLSKDNYGFFARVKYWYDKELKDESRPHGHSPNGYTPGAPLNDDGFADFAKFSGIELMDAYFYSSFDVGQAPVEFRLGRQVISWGESTFIQGGLNSTNPFDVNALRRPGAELKEGLLPVGMAYINAGVSANLTIEAFYQYEWEKTQIDGCGTYFSGADFAADGCFAVTIAVPDRQALAGGFFADRRAYDNAPDTSRRGDDEPDDGGQYGFAFRYYAAELNDTEFGLYFMNLHSRLPLINSIRTAIPEAVGSVFIPSALDPTGGALSSLNPSYRIVFPEDLQYYGASFATNIGGTAVSGEISYKPDTPIQINGPELLNGVLSESPLFPYSSRVVAAGRGEEIRGYDEFDVTQMQVTALHFFERVLGASRLTVIGEAGIIFTDGIEDADQRYGRNSVFGLGDFDLGGGTNCTNLEAAGAIGGDCEADGYVTDTAWGYRIRGVLEYTNVFAGISLKPTIDWQHDVNGYSPDPGQQFNEGAKSFGVSLEALYQQKYSMTLGYRAFSGGSHNILEDKDFLSLNFAVSY, encoded by the coding sequence ATCTGCAGGTGACTTCGCAACTTTCTATGGGTGCAAGCTGGCGATTGAAAGACGCCAATCCCCGCTTTATTGGTGAGCTTAATGGCGGCACAGGCGGCACGACAACTACGGATGACGGCAACCTAAACTTTGGTAAAAATGATACATTTTCAAAAATTATCAAAGGCTCTCACGATATACAGCTTTCGAAAGACAATTATGGCTTTTTTGCTCGCGTTAAATATTGGTATGACAAAGAACTAAAAGATGAGTCTCGACCGCATGGGCATTCGCCAAATGGTTATACTCCTGGCGCACCACTAAATGATGATGGTTTTGCTGATTTTGCAAAATTTTCAGGCATCGAATTAATGGATGCTTATTTTTACAGCAGTTTCGATGTTGGTCAGGCACCCGTTGAATTTAGACTGGGTCGTCAAGTAATCAGCTGGGGTGAAAGTACATTTATCCAAGGTGGATTGAATTCGACAAATCCATTCGATGTTAATGCGCTTCGTCGTCCTGGCGCAGAATTGAAAGAAGGTCTTCTTCCTGTAGGCATGGCTTACATTAACGCTGGCGTTTCTGCAAACCTAACGATTGAAGCTTTCTATCAATACGAGTGGGAAAAAACTCAAATTGATGGATGCGGCACGTATTTTTCTGGCGCTGACTTTGCAGCAGACGGCTGTTTTGCTGTAACGATTGCGGTTCCAGATAGGCAGGCGCTAGCGGGTGGTTTCTTTGCGGACCGTCGTGCTTATGATAATGCTCCAGACACGTCAAGAAGAGGTGATGATGAGCCTGATGACGGTGGCCAATATGGTTTTGCTTTCCGTTACTATGCGGCAGAGTTAAATGATACAGAATTCGGTCTGTATTTCATGAACCTGCACTCGAGATTGCCACTAATTAATTCGATTAGAACTGCAATACCAGAAGCCGTGGGTTCAGTATTTATACCATCAGCCCTCGATCCCACTGGTGGCGCGTTGTCATCACTAAACCCATCATACCGTATCGTCTTTCCTGAAGATCTTCAGTATTATGGAGCTAGCTTTGCAACCAATATAGGTGGTACGGCTGTCTCAGGTGAGATTTCATATAAGCCGGATACGCCCATACAAATCAATGGTCCTGAACTACTTAATGGTGTGCTCTCTGAGAGCCCACTCTTCCCTTACTCCTCTCGCGTAGTTGCTGCTGGTCGTGGCGAAGAAATTCGTGGATATGATGAGTTTGACGTTACTCAAATGCAAGTCACGGCACTACATTTCTTCGAGCGTGTATTAGGCGCTTCGCGTTTAACGGTTATCGGAGAAGCCGGTATCATCTTCACTGATGGTATCGAAGATGCTGATCAGCGTTATGGACGTAACTCCGTATTTGGATTAGGCGACTTTGATTTGGGTGGCGGTACGAATTGTACAAACCTTGAGGCTGCGGGTGCTATAGGCGGTGATTGTGAAGCCGACGGTTATGTTACCGACACAGCTTGGGGTTACCGTATTAGAGGCGTGTTAGAGTATACCAACGTCTTTGCCGGTATTAGCTTAAAACCTACGATAGATTGGCAGCATGACGTCAATGGGTATTCTCCAGATCCAGGTCAGCAGTTCAACGAAGGTGCCAAATCTTTCGGCGTATCGTTAGAAGCTTTGTATCAACAGAAATACAGTATGACGCTTGGTTATCGTGCATTTTCTGGCGGCAGTCACAACATACTAGAAGATAAAGACTTCTTGTCTTTAAACTTCGCTGTTTCATATTAA